From Paenibacillus sp. PK3_47, the proteins below share one genomic window:
- a CDS encoding aminotransferase class V-fold PLP-dependent enzyme, with amino-acid sequence MPVILDITGLGGLSVLSINHASSAEEPASLQEHFATFREHTIGIRHHITTPYGRQPLLYADWTASGRLYEPIERKVQEVFGPYVSNPHTESNTTGLTMTLAYAEARNIIKRHVNAGPEDVLLFCGNGTTGAINKLLRMMGMRLPEWLRKDQFFSPEERPVIFISHMEHHSNILPWQEGIGDVVTVPADAEGNIDPRQLEELLRRYRNRRWKIGSFTACSNVTGIQTPYHKLAAVMHRYGGVCFVDFAANAPYEAINMHPAAAAEKLDAIFFSPHKFLGGPGTGGVLVFDAALCGGALPDEPGGGTVVWVNPWGERRYIDALEIREDGGTPGFLQAFRTALCLKLKEQMNGGGQRMILREQELCGQLLSGLRTILGCSVLAGSHTLRHGIVSFTLKDIHYNLAVQLLNDRYGIQARGGCSCAGPYGHYLLDLDASLSHQFIQAINTGDQSLKPGWIRVSLHPIMTGGEVERIVSAVRSIVSHITAWSADYRYNPSTNSWHHISGKDGGPAVSSLFTL; translated from the coding sequence ATGCCCGTCATACTGGATATTACCGGGCTGGGGGGATTGTCTGTGCTGAGCATCAACCACGCTTCTTCTGCGGAAGAGCCTGCTTCACTGCAAGAGCATTTTGCAACATTCCGGGAGCATACAATCGGCATACGCCACCATATAACAACTCCGTACGGCCGGCAGCCGCTGCTGTATGCCGACTGGACTGCCAGCGGACGGCTGTATGAGCCGATTGAACGGAAAGTGCAGGAAGTGTTTGGCCCCTATGTCAGCAATCCGCATACCGAATCGAATACAACCGGACTTACGATGACACTGGCTTATGCCGAAGCGAGAAATATCATCAAGCGGCACGTGAATGCCGGACCGGAAGATGTCCTGCTCTTCTGCGGCAACGGTACAACCGGTGCCATTAACAAGCTGCTGCGGATGATGGGCATGAGGCTTCCGGAATGGCTGCGGAAGGATCAATTCTTCAGTCCGGAGGAACGGCCTGTCATCTTCATCAGCCATATGGAACATCACTCCAATATCCTCCCTTGGCAGGAAGGAATCGGCGATGTAGTCACTGTTCCGGCGGATGCGGAGGGGAACATTGATCCCCGCCAGCTGGAGGAGCTGCTGAGGCGGTACCGGAACCGGCGCTGGAAAATCGGTTCATTCACCGCCTGCTCTAACGTTACCGGAATTCAGACTCCTTACCATAAACTCGCTGCTGTTATGCACCGTTACGGGGGCGTATGCTTCGTTGATTTTGCCGCGAATGCACCATACGAAGCTATAAATATGCACCCTGCTGCAGCTGCCGAGAAGCTGGATGCCATTTTCTTCTCCCCCCATAAATTTCTGGGGGGGCCGGGCACAGGCGGTGTGCTTGTTTTCGATGCCGCGCTGTGCGGAGGTGCTCTGCCTGACGAGCCGGGCGGCGGCACGGTCGTCTGGGTAAATCCCTGGGGGGAACGCCGTTACATAGATGCCTTGGAAATCCGCGAGGATGGCGGCACACCAGGATTCCTGCAGGCTTTCCGGACGGCGCTGTGCCTCAAGCTGAAGGAGCAGATGAATGGCGGCGGGCAGCGGATGATTCTCAGGGAGCAGGAGCTGTGCGGACAGCTCTTAAGCGGACTCCGCACCATACTCGGATGCTCCGTTCTGGCCGGCAGTCATACTCTTCGGCACGGCATTGTCTCTTTCACACTTAAGGATATTCATTATAATTTGGCTGTCCAGCTTCTGAATGACCGTTATGGTATCCAGGCCCGCGGAGGCTGCTCTTGCGCCGGACCCTACGGCCACTATCTGCTTGATCTTGACGCAAGCCTCTCCCATCAATTCATACAGGCGATCAATACCGGCGACCAGTCACTGAAACCGGGCTGGATCCGTGTCTCCCTCCATCCCATCATGACCGGCGGCGAAGTGGAACGCATCGTCTCCGCCGTGCGGAGCATCGTCAGCCATATTACAGCGTGGAGTGCGGATTACCGCTACAACCCTTCTACGAACAGCTGGCATCATATCAGCGGAAAAGACGGAGGACCCGCCGTCAGCAGCCTATTTACCCTGTAA
- a CDS encoding TVP38/TMEM64 family protein, protein MYPLDIMSWLTEERLLLLLEQYRSLGPLPGILLSFMKSFVPPLPTIGIVGLNGAVYGLWLGFLYSWIGLVGGCLVTFLIIRKIASQRHLQKWARRPKVARSMKWVRQSGFSYVFLLSLFPVGPFVVINMAAGLAGMRLRSFLLAVCAGKAIMVFAVSYIGNDVERFIRRPAELIYVAVFIGVSLWCVKAIEARFARAAREREERLAPEGPLQGK, encoded by the coding sequence ATGTATCCACTGGACATTATGTCTTGGCTGACAGAGGAGCGTCTGCTGCTCCTGCTGGAGCAGTACCGCTCGCTGGGTCCCCTGCCGGGGATCCTGCTCAGCTTTATGAAATCCTTTGTGCCGCCGCTGCCGACGATAGGTATTGTGGGCTTAAACGGGGCGGTTTACGGTTTATGGCTGGGCTTTTTGTATTCCTGGATCGGACTTGTCGGCGGTTGCCTGGTTACGTTTCTGATTATCCGCAAGATTGCCTCACAGCGCCATCTGCAGAAATGGGCCCGGCGGCCAAAAGTGGCGAGAAGCATGAAATGGGTCCGTCAAAGCGGATTCAGTTATGTCTTCCTGCTCAGCCTGTTTCCGGTCGGGCCGTTCGTGGTCATTAACATGGCTGCCGGGCTTGCCGGTATGCGGCTGCGATCTTTTCTGCTTGCAGTGTGCGCAGGCAAAGCTATTATGGTGTTTGCGGTGTCGTACATCGGCAATGATGTGGAACGGTTTATCCGCCGTCCGGCGGAACTGATTTATGTGGCGGTCTTCATCGGAGTGTCTTTATGGTGTGTAAAGGCGATTGAAGCCCGGTTTGCCCGGGCAGCACGCGAACGGGAGGAGCGGCTTGCGCCGGAAGGGCCGTTACAGGGTAAATAG
- a CDS encoding ATP-binding protein: MKPFDYRLLVKRALGLLCIFLLAAAALVPLLDSPDAPCARQNAGIADLSSCTFDGESTFELDGKWQFYWNRLLEPQTPPAGKDGQQKFISVPSDWTPPLRGTEYERYGFATYRLTLILPENIPAFALKVNNIRNASTLYINGRIAGSSGLTGTDKQSSEPRNQPYSVSFSSSHGRAELLIHVSNFSYASGGIAEPLRIGTPEAIEAHEQRSSSFDLFMVAGFSFIGVYLFGQGLHRREDSSSLHLAMYCFTIAVYMLTHSEKLLFQFFPSISYEWFSKLQLLSGVAGLYFVSRYTRSLFPALYSRTFGRITFAYSFGFGVITLASSVEVYSRAAGIVFIFSFLSVCYTFYVMARAAWQRETGSYYLLIGVIAAIMFTLTLASNLFLGTYFYAIPPVAGPIFVLAEGLFLSARQAHAYDTIKQLSEQLERRDRDKDEFLLKTANELRTPLGAINNISLSLYEGAGGTLSPSQREDMRLILGTGRRLAFMVRDILDYEQIKRQLITLHLKPVDIQAVANIVIEVFQLLNKRGKVRIRNRIAPGEYLVPADEHRLMQILYNLLDNALKFTDRGSVVFEAALDGEFVSVTVTDTGRGIPEEQLESIFRDYEQANDGDLPESGGLGLGLPITRKLVELHGGSIAVSSAPGRGSSFKFTIPLREGVDMAGEPQECELLPAPVQHPPAARDDEWKYRSNPVHQPAAATAGTAPRILIVDDDYAGLKSLTNLLSLENYSITSMRSGREALALLTEDRNFDLCIIDVMMPEMSGLELCRLIRRTYTPLDLPILMATAGQQLHFNESAFLAGANDFIHKPYAWSDLKGRVKTLVQLRRSVTDRLSSEIAMLRAQIKPHFLYNAINTIIWMSTRDNEKTRQLLYDLSQFLRGSFDFSNQETAIPFEKELELIEAYLSLEQARFGKRLNARYNIEVSDFALPPLIVQPIIENAVRHGLMEKIGGGTVVLSTRQEADAILITVSDDGKGMNSEQLSSWMRDDYISPGGQGTGIGLRNINRRLLKQFGHPLRLTQRADGGIEVQITIPWKEEAS; encoded by the coding sequence ATGAAACCATTTGATTATAGACTGCTGGTCAAGAGAGCCTTGGGTCTGCTGTGCATCTTCCTCCTCGCGGCTGCCGCGCTGGTCCCGCTGCTGGACAGCCCCGATGCCCCCTGTGCCCGGCAGAATGCCGGTATTGCCGATTTATCCTCCTGCACCTTTGACGGGGAATCCACCTTCGAGCTTGATGGTAAATGGCAGTTCTACTGGAACCGGCTCCTGGAACCGCAGACTCCGCCAGCCGGGAAAGACGGCCAGCAGAAGTTCATTTCAGTACCCTCTGACTGGACACCTCCGCTTCGGGGCACGGAATATGAACGTTACGGGTTTGCCACTTACCGGTTAACCCTGATATTGCCGGAGAATATCCCTGCTTTTGCGCTCAAAGTGAATAATATACGCAATGCCAGCACGCTGTACATTAACGGCCGGATAGCCGGTTCAAGCGGGCTCACCGGCACAGACAAGCAGAGCAGTGAGCCGCGCAATCAGCCTTATTCGGTGTCCTTCAGCAGCAGCCACGGAAGGGCTGAGCTCCTGATTCATGTCTCCAATTTCAGCTATGCCAGCGGCGGGATTGCCGAGCCCCTGCGCATCGGAACGCCTGAAGCGATAGAGGCACATGAGCAGCGCAGCAGCAGCTTCGACCTCTTTATGGTTGCAGGATTTAGCTTTATCGGCGTTTATCTGTTCGGGCAAGGGCTGCACCGGAGGGAGGACAGCTCTTCGCTTCACCTCGCCATGTACTGCTTCACCATTGCGGTGTACATGCTGACGCACAGCGAAAAGCTTCTGTTTCAGTTCTTCCCTTCCATTTCCTACGAGTGGTTCAGCAAACTGCAGCTGCTGTCGGGAGTAGCCGGGCTGTATTTCGTTTCAAGATACACCCGTTCCTTATTTCCTGCACTGTATTCACGCACCTTCGGCCGGATTACCTTTGCCTATTCGTTCGGGTTCGGCGTCATTACCCTGGCCAGTTCTGTGGAGGTCTATTCCCGGGCGGCAGGCATAGTGTTCATTTTCAGCTTTTTATCGGTCTGCTATACCTTCTATGTGATGGCCAGGGCTGCCTGGCAGAGAGAAACCGGAAGCTATTATCTGCTGATTGGCGTAATCGCAGCTATCATGTTCACTCTTACGTTAGCCTCCAATCTATTCCTGGGCACGTATTTCTACGCGATTCCTCCGGTAGCCGGCCCTATATTTGTGCTGGCGGAAGGCCTGTTTTTGTCAGCCAGGCAGGCCCATGCTTACGATACGATCAAACAGCTGTCCGAACAGCTGGAGCGCAGGGACAGAGACAAGGACGAGTTCCTGCTCAAGACCGCCAATGAGCTGCGCACTCCCCTGGGTGCCATTAATAATATTTCATTGTCATTATATGAAGGAGCCGGGGGAACACTCAGCCCCTCCCAGCGTGAAGATATGCGGCTTATCCTCGGAACGGGCAGGCGCCTCGCTTTTATGGTCAGGGACATTCTGGATTATGAACAAATCAAACGCCAGCTGATCACCCTTCACCTGAAGCCTGTCGATATTCAGGCCGTCGCCAATATTGTTATTGAGGTCTTTCAGCTCCTGAATAAGCGCGGCAAGGTCCGCATCAGGAACCGTATAGCTCCCGGCGAATATCTGGTCCCGGCCGATGAGCACAGGCTCATGCAGATTCTCTATAACCTGCTCGACAATGCGCTTAAGTTCACCGACAGGGGCAGCGTTGTATTCGAGGCGGCGCTGGACGGTGAGTTTGTATCCGTCACCGTCACGGATACCGGCCGCGGGATTCCGGAAGAACAGCTGGAGAGTATATTCCGGGACTATGAGCAGGCCAATGACGGGGACTTGCCGGAAAGCGGAGGACTGGGACTTGGCCTCCCTATTACCCGGAAGCTGGTGGAACTTCATGGAGGAAGTATCGCGGTATCTTCTGCACCCGGCCGGGGCAGCAGCTTCAAGTTCACCATTCCGCTAAGGGAGGGCGTGGACATGGCCGGCGAGCCTCAGGAGTGCGAGCTGCTGCCAGCTCCGGTCCAGCACCCTCCTGCGGCCCGGGATGATGAGTGGAAGTACCGCAGCAATCCGGTACATCAGCCAGCCGCAGCGACCGCCGGGACAGCCCCGCGGATTCTGATTGTCGATGATGATTATGCAGGACTGAAGTCGCTGACCAATCTGCTCTCTCTGGAGAACTATTCCATCACCAGTATGCGCAGCGGCAGGGAAGCCCTTGCGCTTTTGACGGAAGACCGGAATTTCGATCTCTGCATCATTGATGTCATGATGCCGGAGATGTCCGGCCTGGAACTCTGCAGACTGATCCGCAGAACCTATACCCCGCTCGACCTGCCCATACTTATGGCCACAGCCGGGCAGCAGCTTCACTTTAATGAATCGGCATTTCTGGCAGGGGCAAACGACTTCATTCATAAACCCTATGCCTGGAGTGATCTTAAGGGGCGGGTGAAGACACTGGTTCAGCTCAGAAGATCGGTAACGGACAGGCTCAGCTCGGAAATTGCCATGCTCCGCGCGCAGATCAAGCCGCATTTTCTGTATAACGCCATCAATACGATTATCTGGATGAGCACACGGGATAATGAGAAGACACGGCAGCTGCTGTACGATCTGAGCCAGTTTTTACGGGGCAGCTTTGACTTCAGTAACCAGGAGACAGCAATCCCCTTTGAGAAAGAGCTTGAACTGATCGAAGCTTATCTGTCACTGGAGCAGGCCAGGTTCGGCAAGCGGCTGAATGCCCGGTACAACATCGAAGTCTCCGACTTTGCGCTGCCGCCGCTGATTGTGCAGCCTATTATAGAGAATGCCGTACGCCATGGCTTAATGGAAAAAATCGGCGGAGGCACAGTGGTCCTCTCCACCCGGCAGGAAGCGGACGCCATCCTGATTACTGTCTCCGACGACGGCAAAGGAATGAACAGCGAACAGCTCTCCTCCTGGATGAGAGACGATTATATTTCTCCCGGCGGCCAAGGCACCGGGATCGGACTGAGGAACATCAACCGCAGACTGCTGAAGCAGTTCGGGCATCCGCTGCGGCTTACACAGAGAGCAGACGGCGGAATCGAGGTTCAGATCACAATTCCATGGAAGGAGGAGGCCTCCTGA
- a CDS encoding response regulator, with amino-acid sequence MIVDDEWPALDQMRGLLQQCDSISAIHAYDNPREALQAAAGLKPDILFLDIQMPELSGLAFAEKLLPLSPGTDIVFVTAYRNYAVEAFDLSAVDYLLKPVVPSRLHQTWNKLMSKRTLSGPSGQPGSEVQFQFLGGYQLTGPQGTIKWSTHKAEELFAYLWIHRQGSVSVILSEVFPQWNYEKGKQYLHTTVYQIRKTLKKADLGDQIELSFDRENYRLESQGIEGDNDVFQEAAALALQDNHVDNLRAAAALYKGDLLQSLDSLWVYSSRDRFRRIYLRLLEQLTQGLIQAGRHYEAEEYAVRLAELEPLEEDYALQLISLYYAIGRPLRAQRRFTQFRESYLSEMGGDLPDWFLDAYRGFAK; translated from the coding sequence ATGATAGTTGATGATGAATGGCCGGCACTGGATCAGATGCGCGGGCTGCTGCAGCAGTGTGACAGCATCTCCGCAATCCATGCCTATGATAATCCCCGTGAAGCTTTGCAGGCAGCCGCCGGACTGAAGCCGGATATTCTGTTCCTTGATATACAGATGCCGGAGCTGTCCGGGCTGGCGTTTGCCGAGAAGCTTTTGCCGCTTTCGCCCGGTACGGATATCGTATTCGTAACCGCCTACCGGAATTACGCTGTAGAGGCCTTTGATCTGTCGGCAGTGGATTATCTGCTGAAGCCTGTGGTCCCTTCCCGGCTGCATCAGACTTGGAACAAGCTCATGTCCAAACGGACCCTCTCCGGCCCGTCCGGACAACCGGGCAGCGAGGTTCAGTTCCAGTTCCTCGGCGGCTACCAGCTGACAGGTCCCCAGGGCACTATAAAATGGAGCACGCATAAGGCAGAGGAATTGTTTGCTTATCTGTGGATTCACAGGCAGGGCAGCGTAAGCGTGATTCTCAGTGAAGTCTTTCCGCAATGGAATTACGAGAAAGGCAAACAGTATCTGCATACGACCGTCTATCAGATCCGCAAAACCCTCAAAAAAGCCGATCTTGGAGATCAAATCGAGCTCTCGTTCGACAGGGAAAACTACCGTCTGGAGTCGCAGGGAATTGAAGGGGATAACGACGTTTTTCAAGAAGCGGCAGCGCTGGCACTGCAAGATAACCATGTGGACAATCTGCGCGCTGCAGCCGCCCTCTATAAAGGCGACCTGCTGCAGTCCCTGGACAGCCTCTGGGTATACTCCAGCCGGGACAGATTCCGGCGGATATACCTGAGGCTTCTGGAGCAGCTGACCCAGGGGTTAATCCAGGCCGGCCGGCATTATGAGGCAGAGGAATACGCTGTACGTCTGGCGGAGCTGGAGCCGCTGGAAGAGGATTATGCGCTGCAGCTGATTTCCTTATATTATGCCATCGGCAGGCCCCTGCGGGCGCAGCGCAGATTTACCCAATTCAGAGAATCGTACCTCTCGGAGATGGGCGGAGATTTGCCTGACTGGTTCCTGGACGCTTACCGGGGTTTTGCTAAATAG
- the hydA gene encoding dihydropyrimidinase: MKKIIKNGIIVTAADTYAGDVLVEDGKINAIGLNLEATGAEIIDASGCYIFPGGIDPHTHLDMPFGGTVTADDFETGTIAAAYGGTTTVIDFCLTSKGQPLQQAVDTWHHKSREKAVIDYSFHLMVSDLNDKVLEELPAIIEQEGITSLKVFMAYKNTFQADDGTLYKTLQAAKREGALVMVHAENGDVIEHLVEQALAAGHTDPIYHALTRPPELEGEATGRAAYLTGLTDSQLYVVHVTCAEAAWKIAEARKKGLRVYGETCPQYLVLDQSALEKPDFEGAKYVWSPPLREQWNQDVLWDALWSGTLQTIGSDQCSFDFKGQKELGRGDFSKIPNGGPTIEDRFSILYSEGVQKGRISLNKFVDIISTSSARLFGLFPQKGTIAVGSDADIVIFDPAVKRTISADTHHMKVDYNAFEGLEVTGEPVSVLSRGQFVIRDKQFVGQAGSGKYLHRKRFEAEAPHPAPVEISGGVV, encoded by the coding sequence ATGAAAAAGATCATCAAGAACGGTATTATCGTGACGGCAGCAGATACTTATGCCGGAGATGTTCTGGTTGAGGACGGAAAGATTAACGCAATCGGCCTGAATCTGGAGGCAACCGGTGCGGAGATTATTGATGCATCCGGCTGTTACATCTTTCCGGGCGGGATCGACCCTCATACCCATCTGGATATGCCTTTTGGCGGAACGGTTACCGCTGATGATTTCGAGACCGGCACCATTGCTGCCGCTTACGGCGGAACGACCACGGTTATCGATTTCTGCCTGACCTCCAAGGGACAGCCGCTGCAGCAGGCCGTAGATACCTGGCATCACAAATCCAGAGAAAAAGCGGTTATCGACTACAGCTTTCATCTAATGGTTTCCGACCTGAACGACAAGGTGCTTGAGGAGCTTCCCGCGATTATTGAGCAGGAAGGCATCACCTCGCTGAAGGTGTTCATGGCCTACAAGAATACTTTCCAGGCGGATGACGGCACGTTATATAAAACCCTGCAGGCCGCAAAGCGCGAAGGTGCGCTTGTGATGGTGCATGCCGAGAACGGTGATGTCATCGAGCATCTTGTAGAGCAGGCGCTGGCCGCTGGCCATACGGATCCGATTTACCATGCGCTGACCCGGCCGCCGGAGCTGGAGGGCGAGGCCACCGGCCGGGCCGCTTATTTGACAGGGCTGACGGACTCGCAATTGTATGTTGTGCATGTGACCTGTGCGGAAGCGGCCTGGAAAATTGCCGAAGCGCGCAAAAAAGGTCTCCGTGTCTACGGTGAAACCTGCCCGCAGTATCTGGTGCTTGACCAGTCCGCGCTGGAGAAGCCGGATTTTGAAGGCGCCAAATACGTCTGGTCGCCTCCGCTGCGGGAGCAGTGGAACCAGGACGTGCTATGGGATGCGCTTTGGAGCGGCACGCTGCAGACGATCGGATCCGACCAGTGTTCCTTTGATTTTAAGGGCCAGAAGGAGCTGGGCAGGGGTGACTTCTCGAAGATTCCGAACGGCGGGCCGACCATAGAAGACCGGTTCAGTATTCTCTACTCCGAAGGGGTGCAGAAGGGGCGCATTTCGCTTAATAAATTCGTGGATATTATCTCTACTTCCAGCGCCAGGCTGTTTGGCCTGTTCCCGCAAAAGGGCACCATTGCCGTGGGGAGCGATGCGGACATTGTCATTTTTGACCCTGCTGTAAAGAGAACGATTTCCGCTGATACCCATCATATGAAGGTGGACTACAATGCATTTGAAGGCCTGGAGGTAACAGGTGAACCGGTATCTGTGCTCAGCCGGGGACAATTTGTCATCCGTGACAAGCAGTTCGTCGGGCAGGCCGGCTCGGGCAAATATCTGCACCGCAAACGGTTTGAGGCGGAAGCGCCGCATCCGGCCCCGGTGGAAATCAGCGGAGGAGTGGTCTAG
- the preA gene encoding NAD-dependent dihydropyrimidine dehydrogenase subunit PreA, with the protein MADLSIDLAGIKSPNPFWLASAPPTNTGYQVQRAFEAGWGGAVWKTLGEPVINTSSRFAAVHFNGQRVAGFNNIELITDRPLEVNLKEIYETKKKFPDRAIIASLMVEPKQEKWHEIVKRVEAVGVDGLELNFGCPHGMAERGMGAASGQQPDLVQAQTTWVKEVATTPVIVKLTPNITDITVVARHAVKGGADAISLINTINSLAGVDIHSWNTIPNVGGQGAHGGYCGPAVKPIALSMVAECARDRAVGVPISGIGGISTWQDVVEFMLMGSTGIQVCTAVMHHGFRIVEEMIDGLNNYLDDKGLASVTDLIGKSVPKYSNWGDLDLNYKVVARINQDNCINCNKCHIACEDASHQCIDMLTNADGKGVLQVREEDCVGCNLCSIVCPADGAIDMVALDSGALPLTWNQRQKVISGLKGSYSQAEVV; encoded by the coding sequence ATGGCAGATTTAAGTATTGATCTTGCAGGTATCAAGTCACCGAATCCGTTCTGGCTGGCCTCGGCGCCGCCTACCAATACAGGATATCAGGTGCAGAGGGCGTTCGAAGCAGGCTGGGGAGGTGCGGTGTGGAAGACGCTGGGCGAGCCGGTTATCAATACCTCTTCCCGTTTCGCCGCCGTGCATTTCAATGGCCAGCGTGTAGCGGGATTCAATAACATCGAGCTGATTACTGACCGTCCGCTGGAGGTCAATCTGAAGGAAATATACGAGACGAAGAAGAAATTCCCGGACCGGGCGATTATTGCCTCCCTGATGGTCGAGCCGAAGCAGGAGAAGTGGCATGAAATCGTCAAGCGCGTAGAAGCCGTCGGTGTAGACGGTTTGGAGCTGAACTTCGGTTGTCCGCACGGGATGGCCGAGCGCGGGATGGGTGCAGCTTCCGGCCAGCAGCCGGATCTGGTGCAGGCGCAGACCACCTGGGTCAAAGAAGTGGCAACAACACCGGTGATCGTGAAGCTGACGCCGAATATTACCGACATTACCGTAGTCGCCCGGCATGCCGTCAAAGGCGGGGCAGATGCCATCAGTCTGATCAATACAATCAACAGTCTGGCCGGTGTGGACATTCACAGCTGGAACACCATTCCGAATGTCGGCGGACAGGGGGCGCACGGCGGCTATTGCGGCCCTGCGGTCAAACCGATTGCCCTGAGCATGGTGGCCGAATGTGCGCGTGACCGCGCTGTCGGCGTACCGATCTCCGGGATCGGCGGCATTTCGACCTGGCAGGATGTAGTCGAATTTATGCTCATGGGCTCCACAGGAATACAAGTCTGTACAGCGGTCATGCATCACGGTTTCCGGATCGTTGAAGAAATGATCGACGGATTGAACAATTATCTGGATGACAAAGGTCTCGCTTCAGTTACGGACCTGATCGGCAAATCCGTGCCGAAATACTCCAACTGGGGCGACCTGGACCTCAATTATAAAGTGGTTGCGCGGATCAATCAGGACAACTGCATCAACTGCAATAAATGCCATATTGCCTGCGAGGATGCTTCGCATCAATGCATCGATATGCTGACGAACGCGGATGGCAAAGGCGTGCTGCAGGTGCGTGAGGAGGATTGTGTCGGCTGCAATCTCTGTTCGATTGTCTGTCCTGCTGACGGGGCCATCGATATGGTCGCTCTGGACAGCGGCGCGCTGCCGCTGACCTGGAACCAGCGGCAGAAGGTGATCAGCGGCTTGAAGGGCTCCTATTCCCAAGCGGAGGTGGTATGA
- a CDS encoding NAD(P)-dependent oxidoreductase produces MEHNSPLTAFTPDMFMRNFAEAEPGLTRKGAMEESNRCLYCYDAPCIKACPTGINIPSFIKRIATDNLKGSAMTIMESNPVGASCARVCPTEELCEGACVLNDASEPIRIGLLQRYATDWAVNSGVQLFRAGAPNGRKVAVIGAGPAGLSAARELAREGFAVVVYEAKQLAGGLDTHGIVSFRLPQSISLWEVEQVEKLGVEIRTGMKVGVDVSVEELKAGYDAIVLAAGMGYVPPLGIEGEKLSGVYDAIELVETTKTGIPTLELMGQRVAVIGAGNTAIDAATCSARLGASNVKMVYRRTREEMTAYDFEYEFAKQEGVEFSWLTLPKRIVGDSLGNVTGLECVQMKLTGETGRDGRLTPVPIEGSEFLMPVDAVVVAIGQKRRIDLIEYLGLEHEWGVVKIDKKTGRTSDPQIYAAGDIVFGSGKGEAMVVSAAQQGKDAAYAIVKQMSGRQDSVIGSAV; encoded by the coding sequence ATGGAGCACAATTCTCCGTTAACTGCATTTACACCTGACATGTTCATGCGCAATTTCGCCGAGGCTGAGCCGGGACTTACCCGCAAAGGCGCCATGGAAGAATCCAACCGCTGTCTTTATTGTTATGATGCGCCGTGCATCAAGGCCTGCCCGACCGGCATCAATATTCCTTCCTTTATCAAACGGATTGCGACCGATAATTTGAAGGGCTCTGCCATGACCATTATGGAATCCAATCCTGTCGGGGCCAGCTGCGCCCGCGTCTGTCCTACAGAGGAGCTGTGTGAAGGGGCTTGTGTACTGAACGATGCCTCTGAACCGATCCGGATCGGACTGCTGCAGCGTTACGCAACGGACTGGGCGGTTAACAGCGGTGTTCAGCTGTTCAGGGCTGGTGCTCCAAACGGCAGAAAGGTTGCTGTTATCGGTGCAGGTCCGGCAGGATTGTCTGCAGCCAGAGAATTGGCCCGGGAAGGGTTTGCCGTCGTGGTGTACGAAGCGAAGCAGCTTGCCGGCGGACTGGATACGCACGGGATTGTCTCATTCCGGCTGCCGCAGTCCATCTCGCTCTGGGAAGTGGAGCAGGTCGAGAAGCTTGGTGTAGAAATCCGGACGGGTATGAAAGTCGGCGTCGATGTATCTGTTGAGGAGCTCAAAGCGGGTTACGACGCAATTGTACTGGCTGCCGGCATGGGTTATGTCCCGCCGCTGGGGATCGAAGGTGAGAAGCTGTCGGGTGTATATGATGCGATAGAGCTGGTGGAGACGACTAAGACAGGTATCCCCACACTGGAGCTGATGGGCCAGCGTGTCGCTGTGATCGGTGCCGGTAACACGGCTATTGATGCAGCCACCTGCTCGGCGCGGCTGGGAGCATCGAATGTTAAGATGGTATACCGCCGTACCCGTGAGGAGATGACGGCTTATGATTTTGAATATGAATTTGCCAAGCAGGAAGGTGTGGAATTCAGCTGGCTGACCCTGCCCAAGCGCATCGTAGGCGACAGTCTTGGCAATGTAACCGGACTGGAGTGTGTGCAGATGAAGCTGACCGGAGAGACAGGCAGAGATGGCCGGTTAACCCCTGTTCCCATTGAAGGTTCCGAATTCCTGATGCCTGTCGATGCCGTTGTAGTGGCGATCGGACAGAAACGGCGGATCGATCTTATTGAATACCTTGGTCTTGAGCATGAATGGGGTGTGGTCAAAATCGATAAGAAAACCGGCCGGACCTCCGATCCGCAAATCTATGCCGCAGGTGATATCGTATTCGGTTCAGGCAAGGGTGAAGCGATGGTTGTATCGGCGGCCCAGCAGGGTAAGGATGCCGCTTATGCGATTGTGAAGCAGATGTCCGGGCGGCAGGACAGTGTGATCGGCTCAGCGGTGTAA